tgcccgcaaattatatacaatacccTGGAAATCGATTTCTTtgagagcgagagggagcatcctggttgatctctcttcgtgctaagtagacctatcagttttctctgtgggtgggctttacctctctctccctttcattgtccatcagttcagtttagtgtcctgcagcaccatggcagagtgttccaaaaacagaaaatataaaacgtacttcaccccagactacactaaagtgtacccctgtctaataggggtcaaaaataatgacagtgttgctcgctgcactgtttgcaacagtgacttttctattgcccttGGTGGGGTAAATGACTGTagaagacatgttgaggtgagtttaacaggtgtcattcattcattagcgtagctaacgttatttaagctagctggctagctgctaaggagctactctattgatgtcctacgtgatgaggccaaactccctgtagacttgcttaaagttgtaatagaataaaaaaacgaCTCTATAATATATTCTAatatcacattttctgcatatacccaacttggtttacagattagacaaaatcactaaacaaagtattataTACACCCTTAGAGGCCGaccggtggggaggggggtgctaCCTCTCTGAAATGAGTTtctgcagggtgggatgtctgcaccTGGCTCTTGTATGCAAATTACATTCATCCATTATTGATATACTATATTTGCaataaaaagtttgtgaaccctttccaATTATCTTGTTTTCTGCAATAATTACTCATAAAAAGTAgtttgatcttcatctaagtttgatagacaaacacaatctgcctaaactaataacacagaGACAATTGTACtgttcatgtctttattgagcacactgtgtaattattcacagtccaggctggaaaaagtatgtgaacccttgtttTTAAcaactcctttagcagcaataacctccactaaACATTTCTCGACTCTGCTAATCAGTCTTGTACAATGGCAAAGAGGAATTTTAAACCATTCCTTCATATAAAACAGTTTccgttcatcaatatttctgggataccttgcatgaacagcacTCTTCAGGTCaagccacagcatctcaattgggttaaggtctagactccgacttggccattccaaaacacaaatttgctTCTTTTTAAGCCATTCTGTTGTCGATTTactcttgttgcatcatccaatttCTATTAAGTTTCTGGTGATGGACTGGAGCCCTGATACTtttctgtaaaatgtcttgatacgattttgaattcattgttccctcaacgattgcaagctgacctgagacagcaaagcagccccaaatcaTGATAATccctccaccatgcttcacagttgtgaTGAGCAGTATCCTTTTTCCTCCAGACATagcggtgtgcatttctgccaataaTTTCAACTCTTGTCCTATCTGACAACCGAACGTGGTCCCAGAAGTgttggaacatccaggtggtcttttgcaaacttgagacttgcagcattgtttggttttttttggagagcagtggttttctccatgtccttccatgaacatcattcttgttcagtgtttttcttgtagTGGACACGTGAACtgagacttcagcaagttctagaaATTTCTGTAGGCctcttgctgttacccttgggttttttttacacctccttcagcattgcatgttgtgctcttgctATGATCTTTGCAGAATGCCCACTTCTAGGGagagtactgaatttcctccatttgtagacaatttctcttacggTGCACTAATGAACACtcgggtctttagaaatgcttttgtagccttttccagcttcatgcatcttataattcttctaaggtcctttgaaagttgttttgatcgaagcATAGttcacataaacagatctttcctgAGAGGAGCAGGctttgtcagtaacctgactctgTGTGTATTTTTCATAGAACAGTACGCCTctgcaacccacacctccaaactcatctcattgattggaacatctgactccaaatagcttttgcagAAGCCATTATCCCAGGGGTTCGCATACTTTTTTtagaacctagactgtgattgttgaAATGGTGCACAGTACTCAGTATTGACGAAAAGAAAtataattgtttgtgtgttattagcttAGGCAGATTgcatttgtctattattgtgacttagatgaagatcaaaccacattttatgagtaatgaaTATAAaaaaccaggtaactgcaaagAGTTTGCAGACTTGTTCTTTcaaatttttgtgtgtgtgtatatatatatatatatatatatatatatatatatatatatacacacacacatacatatatatacatctatatatagatatatagatatgtgtgcatgtgtatgtatatgtgtatgtatacACAGACAtacaagttgagatgcattctatattgagttggagtttatagctgagCAAAGAGGAgggttgtgcatttaatatttcagtaatatttgagtaatattgtaaatataatgCTTGATTAAGtaatctttgttgtttacataattcattaaggGTTATAcacatgaagtgtttcgagaggctcgtcatgaggcatatcaagaccctgctgcccccctcactggaccccctgcagtttgcataccatcccaaccgctcaacagatgacgccattgccaccaccctccacctggccctaacccacctggacaaaaaagacacatacgttcggatgctgttcatagacttcagttcagcattcaacacaatcatccctcagaaactgattggaaagctgagcctactgggcctgaacacctccctctgcaactggatcctagacttcctgtctgggagacctcagtcagtctggatcgggagcagcatctccaataccatcacactgaacacgggggtccccccagggttgcgtgctcagaccactgctgttcactctgctgacccacgactgtgctgcagcacacagctcgaaccaaatcatcaattttgccgatgatacaactgtggtgggtctcatcagcaagaacgacgagtcagcatacagagaggaggtgcagtggctaacagacttgtgcagagccaacaacctgtctctgaatgtgaacaaaacaaaacagatggttgttgacttcaggagggcacagagtgatcactccccgctgaacatcgatggctcctcagtagagatcgtgaagagcaccaaatttcttggtgttcacctgacggagaatctcacctcatccctcaacaccagctccatagcaaagaaagcccagcagcgtctctactttttgcgaaggctgaggaaagtccatctcccaccccccatcctcatcacattctacaggggttgtattgagagcatcctgagcagctgcatcactgcctggttcggaaattgcaccatctcggatcgcaagaccctgcagcggatagtgaggtcagctaagaagatcatcggggtctctcttcccgccatcacggacatttacactacacgctgcatccgcaaaggaaacagcattatgaaggaccccatgcacccgtcatacaatctcttctccctcctgccaccagggaaaaggctccgaagcatttgggctctcacgaccagacgatgtaacagtttcttcccccaagctattagactcctcaatacccgaagcctggactgacaccttgccctactgtcctgtttattatttattgtaatgcctgcactgtttttgtgcactttatgccgtctgtagtctagtgtagctttctctgtgttgttttttttttacgtagttcagtctagtttttgtactgtgtcatgtaaaccgtggtcctgaaaaatgttgtcgcatttttactatgtactgtaccagcagttatggtcgaaatgacaataaaagtgacttgacttgacttgatatataaaagtatgtgaatggctaCATCATTACACCACCATGCCGTATGTCCGTGGCTCATTAAAGTAAAACTAAATATACAGGAGTTATCCCTGCTCCCatgttttcctttcagttaggtttatgttttagagttacaaaacatgaaCAGTTTACTCTGAGGAGATGGAGCCTGACGGAagatctgatggaggtgtataagattatgagaggcatagatagaataggcAGCCGATATCTTTTCTGCAGGCTGGAGATGTCCAATACTAGAGGCTATTAAAATGGGAgtgggtaaattcaaaggagatgtatggGGCAAGTTTTTACATAGGGGTGGGTGCCTGCAATGTTTTTCCTGGCAtgatggtggaggtgaatacaatGAAGATGttcaagagactcttagagagGACATGAATGTGGAGGAAATGAAAGGATGTTGACATGGTGTAGGCCCAGGTGTTTTGTTTATTTAGGCATTTAATTAgtgcagcacaacattgtaggtttAAGATTAGGTTTAGCATTCTGGTTTAAGATGACGCTGGTGAAGGCCAGTGACTACATATTGGCGGCAAATAAACCAAAGAATACAACTAAAtccttattaataacactttttttgtaaaatttatgtTGAACAATTGTTGCAAACAATGGAGAGGTGAGTGAAGAGGAGGCTAAGTCGAGGTTCAAAGTGTACGGGTGCAAGGCAAAGTTGGGGCAATGTTGAGGCATATTCAAGGCAAAGACGGGGCAAGCGAAGCGGAGGAGAGGCAGGTTCAAGGCTCGTCCACCTAAACCGGTACTACAGGGTATACAATTAGTATTGATCGATCTAAGTGCCAGGCCAACTTGGAAAGGTCAGGTAAGGGCCGATATTTGGCAGCAAGGTCCAGGCCAGAGGGTCAGAGGGTACTGATGTGACGGGGCCGGGGTCCTAGTGCAAGGAAAGACCCATTGTTTGGACGAGTTAAATGCGTGGAAGATAGattggaaaggcagggtgtcggaACAAGAGGTGAGGGTTGAGCAGGTACTGCTTGCTGCTCCGTGATATTTGctcggctctgtgctgaactgaggctgaggctgtgtcctgctGCGGGCTCAGTGTCTGAACTCTCCGTGACATTTACTTTGTGCTGacttgaggctgaggctgtggcctgctccagctgctccgggcttcgtgtcaGTGGACTcatttttgttctgaatgctacttgcttacttttattgtttccacaattttttttccactttgcacattgggtgtttgatagtcttcctttTTTATAggttcttttggatttctttaACCTCAAGGTTATATACATACTTTGTTAGTAAATGTTCTTTGAATTTTAaacaaatggcctgttcctgtgtgtaCTATCCTATGTTCTGTGCCCATTAATATCTCCAtaataaactagagttgcagggtaTGGGAACCAGAACAGGTAGTGTAgcggatgtggagaaagatgctgttaaatctacatacaaagtcaggaattgaaAGGTTGAGTATGGTGAGACCAATTTTCCGAGCTGCCTATGCTTCAACGCAAGGAGTGTTGAAGGAAAgatggatgagcttagggcatggatcgaCACATGGAATTGTAGCcagtagtgagacttggttgcaggaggagcaggactggcagctgaaAGTTTTGGGGTTcagttgttttagacatgatagaacgggagggattaaagggagaagggcggcattactagtcagggaaaaagtCATGGCGGTGCTCAGACAGGAGAGCTTGTCTACTGAGATTTTATGGGTAGAAGTGAAGATatagaaaggtatgaccatgttaatgggatattattacagaccacccaacagcccATGTgacttagaggagcaaatttgtagagtgatcacagactgttgcaagcaaCCTAAGATTGTGATAGTTGGTTATTTTAacattccacatattgactgggactccgaTACTATAAGATGACTAGGTGGGAATGAGttagttagatgtgttcaggagaGTATTCttgatcagtacatagaagtcccagtgATGAGAGAGTGTGAATTActtgatctcctgttagggaatgagacagggcaggtgacagaagtttgtgtaggggaacactttgcatctagtgatcctATGCTATTGGTTTCAACGTAATTATGGGAAAGGATAGGTCTGatcctcaggttgaggttctgAATTGGAGAGTGGCCTTTCtggtggtatcagaaaggatctgggaaGTATGGGTACTTCctaagtgggaggctttcaaaagagaaatttgagagtataaagtttgtacattcctgtcagaataaaaggcaaggataacaggtttagggaactttggtttttgagagatattgaggccctggttaaggaaaAGAAGGAAGTGCAGAGCAGGCATGGGTAGGCAGGAACAAGTGAGGTACTTGAGCAtaagaaatgcaggagaacacttaagaaggaaatcaggagggctaaaaaaaGGTACGAgcttgctctggcagacaagatgaaggagaatcctaagggcttccaCAGATATATTGAGCAAAAAGATGGCAAGGGACAAaaatggtcctctggaagatcggaGTGATTATCTATaggtggagccaaaagagatgggggagatgttaaatggattttttgcatttatttactcaggagatgggcaGAGTCTATTGAAGTGAGGTCATGATCCCTATACAGAtttcagaggaggaggtgtttgctgtcatgAGACAAATTAggctggataaatctccagggcctaaAAAGATATTCCCTCTGACCCTGTCAgtggctagtgcagaaattgcaagggctGTAGCAGAGACATTTTAAACATCCTTTGCCATGGGTGAGAtatcagaggactggaggatagatAGTTTTGTTCTGTTACTTAAGAAATGCTCTAAGAGTAAGCTGGGGAATTATCAGCCAGTGAGCCCGGCATCAGTAGTGGGAATGttgttggaaggtattctaagggaaagGATAtagaagcatttggatagacagggactgattaggtaCAATCGACATGGCTTTGTGATTGGAATGCCGTACAAAGATAGGGTAAACatgagcaggctttttccactgaagttgaatgagactacaaatagaggtcatgagttaagagtgaaaggtgaaatgtttaagggaacatattcactcagagggtggaacgagctgccagtggaagtgggttcaatttcaatattgaagagaaatttggataggtgtatggatggGAAGGCTAAGAAGGTCTATGGTTTGGGTGCAGGTTGGCAGATTAATGGTTAGGTACGGACTGGATTGCCTGATTGgccggtttctgtgctgcattgttaTATGACTCTATGATAACTACGGTACTTGCAGAAGGAGCCATTTACCTCTGGGAGGTGAGTAGAAACAGGAACACCCCTGGGAAGCCAGGGACAGGGAGAAAGGGCAAGTTCCATCCAGAGCACCAGAGGTAGACATCGAAGTGGGTGGAGGGTGAAGCAATGAGACAACCACTGCACTAGTGTGCAGGTTGTACAAAGGGCAGATGTCGGGGAAAAGTTTACAAAGGCTTTCAATGAACCATCCCAAAGTGGGCATGGAACAGAAAATGAGCTTCGGTGGCTACATTCAGTTGTCTCATGAAGTCACGTGATATTCCTCTGTATTTTGCTCAGTAGATGCATGCACCAGATGGTGTGGACCTTGTTGAGAGAAACTAAACAAGTTTGGTCCTTCAGATCTGATctctgctaaattagtttaatttGTAGTTGCTTTGGGAAAATGCCAGGGATGGAAAATAATCACTGAGCTCAGTGTCTCTCCTCACGGTGCCCAGTTTCAGCTGTCAGGAATATGTACTGTATGCTAAGACAGCATTGAATTTGGCTTATCATGATCCTCATGATCCTTCTATGCTGTGTGCACAGGTTATGGGCTGGATTTCTCACCTTCCATACACATCATAGTAGCAAATGCTACTAGAGAAACAATGGGAATCATGCTGACAGGTTGAGATTAGCTGTCAAATCCCAGGCTCCTGGTGCATTAGTGCCATCATGTGACTGGCCATCGCGTGTGCCGAGGACCCTGCAGTCTCACAGGCAGTTAACGTCAATGAACACTTCATCACCGTTCCTCTCTTGCTCTGTGTATGCAACTTATAGTAAAGTTTTATGCCTGCACTGAACTGCActcacaaacaacgcatttcatgaCTATGGTCAGTGAGAGTAAATGTGATTCTGATACCGTTACTTGCCTGTGTCGTCCACTGGGGGAGGACGAGGctgcacacccactccccaaaccCACTCCTCAAACCCGTCCACTGGGGCAGGATGAGGctgcacacccactccccaaacccgtccactggggcaggacgaggctgcacacccactccccaaacccgtccactggggcaggacgaggctgcacacccactccccaaacccgtccactggggcaggacgaggctgcacacccactccgcaaacccgtccactggggcaggacgaggctgcacacccactcctcaaacccgtccactggggcaggacgaggctgcacacccactccccaaaccCGTCAACTGGGGCAGGACGAGGctgcacacccactccccaaacccgtccactggggcaggacgaggctgcacacccactcctcaaacccgtccactggggcaggacgaggctgcacacccactccccaaacccgtccactggggcaggacgaggctgcacacccactccccaaacccactccccaaacccgtccactggggcaggacgaggctgcacacccactccccaaacACATCCACTGGGGCAGGACGAGGctgcacacccactccccaaaccCGTCCACTGGGGCAGGACGAGGCTGCACACCCACTCCCAAAACCCGTCCACTGGGGGAGGACGAGgctgcacactcactccccaaacccgtccactggggcaggacgaggctgcacacccactccccaaaccCATCCACTGGGGCAGGACGAGGctgcacacccactccccaaaccCGTCCACTGGGGCAGGACGAGGCTGCACACCCACTCCCAAAACCCGTCCACTGGGGCAGGACGAGGctgcacacccactccccaaaccCGTCCACTGGGGGAGGACGAGGctgcacacccactccccaaacccgtccactggggcaggacgaggctgcacacccactccccaaaccCACTCCCCAAACCCGTCCGCTGGGGGAGCACGAGGCAgcacacccactccccaaacccgtccactggggcaggacgaggctgcacacccactccccaaacccgtccactggggcaggacgaggctgcacacccactccccaaacccgtccactggggcaggacgaggctgcacacccactccccaaacccgtccactggggcaggacgaggctgcacacccactccccaaaccCGTCCACTGGGGGAGGACGAGGctgcacacccactccccaaacccgtccactggggcaggacgaggctgcacacccactccccaaacccgtccactggggcaggacgaggctgcacacccactccccaaacccgtccactggggcaggacgaggctgcacacccactccccaaaccCACTCCTCAAACCCGTCCACTGGGGCAAGACGAGGctgcacacccactccccaaaccCGTCCACTGGGGCAGGACGAGGCTGCACACCCATTCCCCAAACCCACTCCCCAAACCCGTCCACTGGGGGAGGACGAGGctgcacacccactccccaaaccCGTCCACTGCGGCAGGACGAGGctgcacacccactccccaaaccCGTCCACTGGGGGAGGACGAGGctgcacacccactccccaaaccCACTCCTCAAACCCGTCCACTGGGGGAGCACGAGGCAgcacacccactccccaaaccCATCCACTGGGGCAGGACAAGGctgcacacccactccccaaacccgtccactggggcaggacgaggctgcacacccactccccaaacccgtccactggggcaggacgaggctgcacacccactccccaaaccCGTCCACTGGGGGAGGACGAGGctgcacacccactccccaaaccCGTCCACTGCGGCAGGACGAGGctgcacacccactccccaaaccCACTCCTCAAACCCGTCCACTGGGGCAGGACGAGGctgcacacccactccccaaaccCGTCCACTGGGGGAGGACGAGGctgcacacccactccccaaaccCGTCCACTGCGGCAGGACGAGGctgcacacccactccccaaaccCGTCCACTGGGGAAGGACGAGGCTGCACACCCACACCCCAAACCCGTCCACTGCGGCAGGACGAGGctgcacacccactccccaaacccactccccaaacccgtccactggggcaggacgaggctgcacacccactccccaaaccCACTCCTCAAACCCGTCCACTGGGGCAGGATGAGGctgcacacccactccccaaacccgtccactggggcaggacgaggctgcacacccactccccaaacccgtccactggggcaggacgaggctgcacacccactccccaaaccCGTCCACTGGGGGAGGACGAGGctgcacacccactccccaaacccgtccactggggcaggacgaggctgcacacccactccccaaacccgtccactggggcaggacgaggctgcacacccactccccaaacccgtccactggggcaggacgaggctgcacacccactccccaaacccgtccactggggcaggacgaggctgcacacccactccccaaacccgtccactggggcaggacgaggctgcacacccactccccaaacccgtccactggggcaggacgaggctgcacacccactccccaaaccCACTCCTCAAACCCGTCCACTGGGGCAGGATGAGGctgcacacccactccccaaaccCGTCCACTGGGGGAGGACGAGGctgcacacccactccccaaaccCGTCCACTGGGGCAGGACGAGGCTGCACACCCACTCCTCAAACCCGTCCACTGGGGCAGGACGAGGCTGCACCCCCACTCCCCAAACCCGTCCACTGGGGGAGGACGAGGctgcacacccactccccaaaccCACTCCTCAAACCCGTCCACTGGGGGAGGACGAGGctgcacacccactccccaaacccg
The Hemitrygon akajei chromosome 5, sHemAka1.3, whole genome shotgun sequence DNA segment above includes these coding regions:
- the LOC140727750 gene encoding uncharacterized protein, giving the protein MVPATESNFLQIIHETTPFTSLASVYFKRGSAAVGAYDLHLGGMFSSLLSNLGFAVFKEFDELSSIEAKKPGEAMIDSISRRLKRQGRLKSSRVIHMKCFERLVMRHIKTLLPPSLDPLQFAYHPNRSTDDAIATTLHLALTHLDKKDTYVRMLFIDFSSAFNTIIPQKLIGKLSLLGLNTSLCNWILDFLSGRPQSVWIGSSISNTITLNTGVPPGLRAQTTAVHSADPRLCCSTQLEPNHQFCR